In Frondihabitans sp. PAMC 28766, a genomic segment contains:
- a CDS encoding TetR/AcrR family transcriptional regulator, with product MPDASVAPGPAARGPYAKTAARRAAIIAAARDVFAAHGYRSGSIQEVATACGVSQSAVLHHFPAKEDLLLAVLADRDERGDDVSAGRGLVDGAIAQAEHNEKVPGIIELYTTLCAESVSPSHPAHSYFESRFARLRSDFGAQFRALADEGRLRPDVDPELAASGFVALWDGIQLQWLHAPDTVDVSLSLRHYLSLVLRP from the coding sequence ATGCCCGACGCCAGCGTCGCCCCCGGCCCCGCAGCCCGCGGCCCCTACGCCAAGACCGCCGCGCGCCGCGCCGCGATCATCGCCGCAGCGCGCGACGTGTTCGCCGCGCACGGCTACCGCTCGGGCAGCATCCAGGAGGTCGCGACGGCGTGCGGCGTCAGCCAGTCGGCGGTGCTGCATCACTTCCCGGCCAAAGAAGACCTGCTACTGGCCGTGCTCGCCGACCGGGACGAGCGCGGAGACGACGTGTCCGCGGGCCGCGGCCTCGTCGACGGCGCCATCGCCCAGGCGGAGCACAACGAGAAGGTGCCCGGCATCATCGAGCTCTACACGACCCTCTGTGCGGAGTCGGTCTCGCCGTCGCATCCTGCGCATTCATACTTCGAGAGTCGATTCGCACGGTTGCGCTCCGACTTCGGTGCGCAGTTCCGGGCCCTGGCCGACGAGGGTCGCCTGCGGCCCGACGTCGACCCCGAGCTGGCCGCTAGCGGATTCGTCGCCCTCTGGGACGGCATCCAGCTGCAGTGGCTGCACGCCCCCGACACCGTCGACGTGTCGCTGTCCCTCCGCCACTACCTGTCGCTCGTCCTCCGGCCCTGA
- a CDS encoding ribbon-helix-helix protein, CopG family gives MAPRWLDSAGKHGIPHQDQVHAMLHARWNWARNIAGIERRTYMNNDDVTPEEFAEGLLDPNRPLPEGAKVFAGAAAAAQGRAMLLREDGSEEALQAALGRPGRVPVGGTAHGASPTVRGRVPEVEFAAFTRLATSTGRSQSELVREAIHKLLVEYKLVS, from the coding sequence ATGGCACCACGGTGGCTCGACTCGGCTGGCAAACACGGCATCCCTCACCAGGATCAGGTCCATGCGATGCTGCACGCGCGATGGAACTGGGCCCGAAACATCGCCGGTATCGAGAGGAGAACCTACATGAATAACGACGACGTCACGCCTGAGGAGTTCGCCGAGGGGCTGCTCGACCCGAACCGCCCGCTTCCCGAAGGCGCCAAGGTTTTTGCGGGTGCCGCGGCGGCCGCGCAGGGCCGCGCCATGCTGCTCCGAGAGGACGGCAGCGAAGAGGCTCTGCAGGCCGCACTGGGCCGACCCGGCCGCGTGCCGGTCGGCGGCACCGCCCACGGTGCGTCACCCACTGTTCGCGGCCGCGTGCCCGAGGTCGAGTTCGCCGCGTTCACCCGCCTGGCCACGAGCACGGGGCGCAGCCAGAGCGAACTCGTGCGCGAGGCGATCCATAAGCTGCTGGTCGAGTACAAGCTCGTCAGCTAG
- a CDS encoding MarR family winged helix-turn-helix transcriptional regulator, whose amino-acid sequence MVVRRNDEVDLLIDAWAGQLPEIDFSPLDVMSRLRRISLRLNSIRATAFRSAGLAIWEFDVLAALRRAGEPFQLSPAQLVRVTMVTSGTLSNRLDLLEERGFVERRRNPEDGRGVLVHMTDEGRELVDRAMIALVASEETQLGALEREERNQLIELLRRLGDAILTD is encoded by the coding sequence ATGGTGGTCCGGCGTAACGACGAGGTCGATCTCCTGATCGATGCCTGGGCCGGGCAGCTGCCCGAGATCGACTTCTCACCGCTCGACGTGATGTCGCGCCTGCGGCGCATCTCCCTGCGGCTGAACTCGATCCGTGCCACGGCCTTCCGTAGCGCCGGCCTCGCCATCTGGGAGTTCGATGTGCTCGCGGCCCTCCGCCGCGCGGGCGAGCCCTTTCAGCTCAGCCCGGCGCAGCTGGTGCGCGTGACCATGGTCACCAGCGGCACCCTGAGCAACCGCCTGGACCTCCTCGAAGAGCGCGGTTTCGTCGAGCGCCGCCGCAACCCCGAAGACGGCCGCGGCGTGCTGGTGCACATGACCGACGAGGGGCGCGAGCTCGTCGACCGGGCCATGATCGCCCTCGTCGCCTCCGAAGAGACGCAGCTCGGCGCCCTCGAGCGCGAAGAGCGCAACCAGCTCATCGAGCTGCTGCGCCGTCTCGGCGACGCCATTCTGACCGATTAG
- a CDS encoding antibiotic biosynthesis monooxygenase produces the protein MSITRIVEPERIPEATRWVQAGVNLANRRPGFLGSGWVRAHADSDEWHMLYRFADDETLESWESSDERREWLATGQDLVVESRVEKRTGIEGWFDSAEKGAPAAPRRPGGSRRRASGSASFRSTWPSTSWPCWSSPASRTSRSC, from the coding sequence GTGTCCATCACCCGAATCGTCGAGCCCGAGCGCATCCCCGAGGCCACCCGCTGGGTGCAGGCCGGCGTGAACCTCGCCAACCGCCGGCCCGGCTTCCTCGGCTCGGGCTGGGTTCGCGCCCACGCCGACTCCGACGAGTGGCACATGCTCTACCGGTTCGCCGACGACGAGACGCTCGAGTCGTGGGAATCGTCCGACGAGCGCCGCGAGTGGCTGGCGACGGGGCAGGATCTCGTCGTGGAGTCGCGCGTCGAGAAGCGAACCGGCATCGAGGGCTGGTTCGACTCGGCCGAGAAAGGGGCGCCGGCGGCTCCCCGCCGCCCCGGTGGAAGCAGGCGACGAGCATCTGGGTCGGCTTCTTTCCGGTCAACCTGGCCTTCAACCTCGTGGCCCTGCTGGTCTTCCCCGGCTTCTCGCACCTCGAGATCGTGCTGA
- a CDS encoding nucleoside hydrolase, with translation MESPALVPFYFDCDTGIDDSLALALLLAEPSIDVLGIGTVSGNIDSTSAARNTLALLALAGRSDIPVAIGAQDPLTREYDGYVPHIHGKNGIGDVEIPDSTVAAADGTAARMLVALAHAHPGRLQVVAVGPLTNLALALQLEPELPSLVAGVTIMGGAFWVPGNVSPVAEANVFNDADAAAVVVKAGWPLTLVPLDVTMQHHFGEDHQAGFNEVGSAFHSALGGMLSTYLDFYEGVFSERRSALHDPLAVAIATGDVVPDGVREVGVEVRVDGDERGHTVPVEGGSPVVRVVTHAPADTATILNAGILSLATPDRV, from the coding sequence ATGGAATCGCCCGCCCTCGTCCCCTTCTACTTCGACTGCGACACGGGGATCGACGATTCGCTCGCCCTCGCCCTCCTTCTCGCCGAACCCAGCATCGACGTGCTCGGCATCGGCACCGTCTCGGGCAATATCGACTCGACCTCGGCGGCCCGCAACACGCTCGCCCTGCTCGCGCTCGCCGGGCGCAGCGACATCCCCGTGGCCATCGGCGCGCAGGATCCGTTGACGCGCGAATACGACGGATACGTGCCCCACATCCACGGCAAGAACGGCATCGGCGACGTCGAGATCCCCGACTCCACGGTCGCTGCCGCCGACGGCACCGCCGCCCGGATGCTCGTCGCCCTGGCGCACGCCCACCCGGGGCGCCTGCAGGTCGTCGCCGTCGGGCCCCTCACGAACCTCGCCCTGGCCCTGCAGCTCGAGCCCGAGCTGCCGTCGCTCGTCGCCGGCGTCACGATCATGGGCGGTGCCTTCTGGGTGCCCGGCAACGTCTCGCCCGTCGCCGAGGCGAACGTCTTCAACGACGCCGACGCCGCGGCCGTCGTGGTGAAGGCCGGCTGGCCGCTCACCCTCGTGCCGCTCGACGTGACCATGCAGCACCACTTCGGCGAAGACCACCAGGCCGGGTTCAACGAGGTCGGCTCGGCCTTCCACTCGGCGCTCGGCGGCATGCTCAGCACCTACCTCGACTTCTACGAGGGCGTCTTCTCCGAGCGGCGCTCGGCCCTCCACGACCCTCTGGCCGTGGCGATCGCCACGGGCGACGTCGTGCCTGACGGGGTGCGCGAAGTCGGCGTCGAAGTGCGGGTCGACGGCGACGAGCGCGGCCACACGGTGCCCGTCGAGGGTGGCAGCCCCGTGGTGCGCGTCGTGACTCATGCGCCGGCCGACACGGCGACGATCCTGAACGCCGGGATCCTGTCGCTCGCGACCCCCGACCGCGTCTGA
- a CDS encoding aldehyde dehydrogenase family protein translates to MDPVDTVAALRHAFDTGTTKPYAWRVAQLRALRAMLVEHTPEIEGALHRDLRKHRDEALLTEINLVVSEIDTVLRHLRQWLKPKRTSVPMLIAPATASVVREPLGVVLIIAPWNYPVQLLLDPLVGALAAGNAVVLKPSELAPATSATLTRLVLASLDTDAVAVVEGGADETTELLKQRFDHIFYTGSERVGQIVLKAAAEHLTPVTLELGGKSPVWVDETTDLHVAARRIAWGKFMNAGQTCVAPDYLLATEATAARLVPLIAAATRHFYGADPRQSDSYGRIVNDRQFERLAGLLPGGADGAGTAALGGSTDRADRYIAPTVLTGVRVDDPVMQQEIFGPVLPIVTVAGLDEAIAVIRAGAKPLALYAFTESDEARRRILTLTSSGAVAFNVPSAHLLVPGLPFGGVGPSGMGAYHGERSLLVFSHEKAVLSKPLHPDTLAIAYPPFTKAKDALVRRVLSKLR, encoded by the coding sequence ATGGATCCGGTGGACACCGTCGCAGCGCTGCGACACGCCTTCGACACGGGCACGACCAAGCCGTACGCCTGGCGCGTCGCGCAGCTGCGTGCCCTGCGGGCCATGCTCGTCGAGCACACACCCGAGATCGAAGGGGCGCTGCACCGGGATCTCCGCAAGCACCGCGACGAGGCGCTCCTGACCGAGATCAACCTGGTCGTGTCGGAGATCGACACCGTTCTGCGGCACCTGCGCCAGTGGCTGAAGCCGAAGCGCACCTCCGTGCCGATGCTGATCGCGCCCGCCACGGCGAGCGTGGTGCGCGAGCCGCTCGGGGTCGTGCTGATCATCGCGCCGTGGAACTACCCGGTGCAGCTGCTGCTCGACCCTCTCGTCGGCGCGCTCGCCGCGGGCAACGCGGTCGTGCTGAAGCCCAGCGAGCTCGCCCCGGCCACCAGCGCGACCCTCACCCGCCTCGTGCTCGCGAGCCTCGACACCGACGCCGTCGCAGTCGTCGAGGGCGGCGCCGACGAGACCACCGAGCTGCTGAAACAGCGCTTCGACCACATCTTCTACACCGGCAGCGAACGCGTCGGGCAGATCGTGCTGAAGGCCGCAGCCGAGCACCTGACGCCGGTGACCCTCGAGCTCGGCGGCAAATCGCCGGTCTGGGTCGACGAGACCACCGACCTCCACGTCGCCGCCCGCAGGATCGCGTGGGGCAAGTTCATGAACGCCGGCCAGACCTGCGTCGCCCCCGACTACCTGCTCGCCACCGAGGCCACAGCCGCCCGGCTCGTCCCGCTCATCGCCGCGGCCACCCGGCACTTCTACGGCGCCGACCCGCGGCAGAGCGACAGCTACGGCCGCATCGTGAACGACAGGCAGTTCGAGCGCCTCGCCGGCCTGCTGCCGGGCGGCGCGGACGGTGCCGGCACAGCGGCCCTCGGCGGTAGCACCGACCGGGCCGACCGCTACATCGCCCCGACGGTGCTGACCGGGGTGCGCGTCGACGACCCGGTGATGCAGCAGGAGATCTTCGGGCCGGTGCTGCCGATCGTGACGGTGGCGGGTCTCGACGAGGCCATCGCGGTGATCCGGGCGGGGGCGAAGCCGTTGGCCCTGTACGCGTTCACCGAATCCGACGAGGCGAGGCGCAGGATCCTGACGCTCACCTCGTCGGGCGCGGTCGCCTTCAACGTGCCCTCGGCCCACCTGCTCGTGCCGGGGCTGCCCTTCGGCGGCGTCGGCCCCAGCGGAATGGGCGCGTACCACGGCGAGCGCAGCCTGCTCGTCTTCAGCCACGAGAAGGCCGTGCTGTCGAAACCGCTGCACCCCGACACCCTCGCCATCGCCTACCCGCCGTTCACGAAGGCGAAGGACGCGCTCGTGCGGAGGGTGCTGTCGAAGCTCCGCTGA
- a CDS encoding PRC-barrel domain-containing protein, with product MFEAENLRDWIGESVVDQDGDKVGTLESVYFDTSTDAPAFATVQAGVIGKKLIFVPLNGAVVAPKWLKVQYGKKIIKDAPSIATDGELQASAEPEIFEHYGLPYQTGSGGERRLGRR from the coding sequence GTGTTCGAAGCTGAAAACCTGCGCGATTGGATCGGCGAGTCAGTTGTCGACCAGGACGGCGACAAGGTGGGCACCCTCGAGAGCGTCTACTTCGACACCTCGACAGACGCCCCGGCCTTCGCGACCGTGCAGGCGGGCGTCATCGGTAAGAAGCTCATCTTCGTGCCGCTGAACGGCGCCGTGGTCGCGCCGAAGTGGCTCAAGGTGCAGTACGGCAAGAAGATCATCAAGGACGCCCCGTCGATCGCGACCGACGGCGAGCTCCAGGCCAGCGCCGAGCCCGAGATCTTCGAGCACTACGGCCTGCCCTACCAGACGGGCTCGGGCGGCGAGCGCCGCCTCGGCCGCCGCTAG
- a CDS encoding helix-turn-helix domain-containing protein, whose translation MTSQAGEMLRDARQQARLTQSQLAHRAGVTQSVVSAYESGRREPGFGTLVRLLRAAGFEVSLTARGPSRLRMLVDAHRDELVASLAELGARRPRLFGSVARGDDTETSDVDLLVDLPPGSGLLSLMRMQAEAERILGVDVDVVPSDGLKPEVRASSDRDSIAL comes from the coding sequence ATGACTTCGCAGGCCGGTGAGATGCTGCGGGACGCCCGGCAGCAGGCTCGGTTGACCCAGAGCCAGTTGGCGCACCGGGCCGGCGTGACGCAGAGCGTCGTCAGCGCCTACGAGTCCGGGCGCCGCGAGCCCGGTTTCGGCACCCTGGTGCGACTTCTGCGTGCCGCCGGGTTCGAGGTGTCGCTCACAGCACGAGGCCCGAGCCGCCTGCGCATGCTCGTCGACGCGCACCGAGACGAACTGGTCGCGTCGCTGGCCGAGCTCGGGGCGAGGAGGCCACGCCTGTTCGGCAGCGTGGCTCGGGGTGACGACACCGAGACCAGCGACGTCGATCTGCTCGTCGACCTGCCGCCGGGGTCGGGCCTGCTGTCGCTCATGCGGATGCAGGCCGAGGCCGAGCGAATCCTGGGTGTCGACGTCGACGTCGTGCCCTCCGACGGGCTGAAGCCCGAGGTCAGAGCGTCCTCCGACCGAGACTCGATCGCGCTGTGA
- a CDS encoding DUF86 domain-containing protein, translating into MSRPEAERLLDIVAACQAIREYVALEDADERIVFDAIRMRLIEIGEAVKDLDPGMRAREPGIPWAQMAGMRDILAHRYFDTTHSVVMGTARQDAPVIEAAARRLLGR; encoded by the coding sequence GTGAGCCGACCCGAGGCCGAGCGCCTGCTCGACATCGTCGCTGCCTGCCAGGCGATCCGCGAATACGTCGCACTCGAAGACGCCGACGAGCGGATCGTCTTCGACGCGATCCGCATGCGCCTCATCGAGATCGGCGAAGCCGTCAAAGATCTCGACCCCGGGATGCGAGCACGAGAGCCCGGTATCCCCTGGGCGCAGATGGCGGGCATGCGCGACATCCTGGCCCACCGCTACTTCGACACGACCCACTCGGTCGTCATGGGTACGGCCCGGCAGGACGCCCCGGTCATCGAGGCGGCCGCGAGGCGACTGCTCGGTCGATGA
- a CDS encoding radical SAM protein, translating into MTDTTSTEPPAGGLRWAGQKLDAAAPGALPGLERAASFQMPGLVQSIRTPEFRGMTFHEVLAKSALNHVPATAKALPGEYTINPYRGCSHACVYCYARPTHEHLGMGLGSDFETQIVVKTNIAEVLRSELARKRSIPDRVALGTNTDPYQRAEGRYALMPSIIEALADAGVSFSILTKGSLIRRDLDLLVAARERVDVQLGLSIAVVDDELQHLMEPGTPSASARLATVRAIRDAGLDCTVFAAPLLPGLTDSASQIDELMSALVDAGVTAVLPHLLYLQPGVKELYFAWIDRERPHLSAGYRRIYGGGTYAEKGYRDEFWSRVRASMLRNGLPLPDDAAHDRFALRGRRTRPALAAAPEPTLF; encoded by the coding sequence GTGACCGATACCACCTCCACCGAGCCACCGGCCGGCGGCCTGCGCTGGGCCGGGCAGAAGCTCGACGCCGCGGCGCCGGGCGCCCTGCCCGGGCTCGAGCGTGCCGCGTCGTTCCAGATGCCCGGCCTGGTGCAGAGCATCCGCACGCCCGAGTTCAGGGGCATGACCTTCCACGAGGTGCTGGCCAAATCGGCCCTCAATCACGTGCCGGCCACCGCCAAGGCCCTGCCGGGCGAGTACACGATCAACCCCTACCGCGGCTGCTCGCACGCCTGCGTCTACTGCTACGCGCGCCCCACGCACGAGCACCTCGGCATGGGGCTCGGCAGCGACTTCGAGACGCAGATCGTCGTCAAGACGAACATCGCCGAGGTGCTGCGGTCCGAGTTGGCGCGGAAGCGCAGCATCCCTGACCGGGTGGCCCTGGGCACCAACACCGACCCGTATCAGCGGGCCGAGGGGCGCTACGCGCTCATGCCGAGCATCATCGAGGCTCTGGCCGATGCCGGGGTGAGTTTCTCGATCCTGACCAAAGGGTCGCTGATCCGGCGCGACCTCGATCTGCTGGTCGCAGCCCGCGAGCGCGTCGACGTGCAGCTCGGCCTGTCCATCGCCGTCGTCGACGACGAGCTGCAGCACCTGATGGAGCCGGGCACACCCAGCGCCTCGGCCCGGCTCGCGACCGTGCGCGCCATCCGTGATGCCGGGCTCGACTGCACCGTGTTCGCGGCCCCCCTGCTGCCTGGGCTGACCGACAGCGCGTCGCAGATCGACGAGCTCATGTCGGCCCTGGTCGACGCCGGGGTCACCGCGGTGCTGCCGCACCTTCTCTACCTGCAGCCGGGCGTCAAAGAGCTCTACTTCGCCTGGATCGATCGCGAGCGGCCACACCTCTCGGCGGGCTACCGGCGCATCTACGGCGGCGGCACGTACGCCGAGAAGGGCTACCGCGACGAGTTCTGGTCGCGGGTGCGAGCGTCGATGCTGCGCAACGGCCTACCGCTGCCCGACGACGCCGCGCACGACCGCTTCGCTCTGCGGGGCCGTCGCACGCGCCCCGCCCTGGCCGCGGCGCCCGAGCCCACCCTCTTCTGA
- a CDS encoding NAD(P)/FAD-dependent oxidoreductase: MTPPPAGREPYDSATQGAGDTRPHVVIIGGGFAGVATLKALKDAPVRVTLVDRHVYNMFQPLMYQVATGGLNAGDVTYFLRSLRNRQPNANFQHGLLKKIDTEGRVITLADGEQISFDALVLANGVNTNYFGTPGAKEYSKSMYSRSQALRIRDELFTQLEKAAVREDTTEVRVVIVGGGSTGVEMAGALAELRDQALVTAYPEIDRKSITITLVHRSAELLKPFAPRLRKYAAASLRKRGVTLRLNTGVAEVLKNGVKTADGEVIPAELVIWATGVTAHGEVNEWGLEQGQGGRILVGSDLRVTGQDRIFAVGDIALTPKPLDQLAQPALQGGVHAAEMILRVLEGKPTQVFKYHDRGTMATIGRHAAVAQLRGGITLTGVPAWYTWILIHIYSLLGNSNRITTMAHFISRYAWFTYRRAVPIVGDVRPVKKHGDRVEDVPVEVESRA, from the coding sequence ATGACCCCGCCACCGGCAGGTAGAGAACCCTACGACAGTGCGACGCAGGGGGCCGGCGACACCCGGCCGCACGTCGTCATCATCGGTGGAGGCTTCGCGGGCGTCGCGACGCTCAAAGCGCTGAAAGACGCTCCCGTGCGCGTGACGCTCGTCGACCGTCACGTCTACAACATGTTCCAGCCGCTCATGTACCAGGTAGCCACCGGCGGCCTCAACGCCGGCGACGTCACCTACTTCCTTCGCAGTCTGCGCAACCGCCAGCCGAACGCTAACTTCCAGCACGGCCTCCTCAAGAAGATCGACACCGAGGGCCGAGTGATCACGCTGGCCGACGGCGAGCAGATCTCGTTCGACGCCCTCGTGCTGGCCAACGGCGTCAACACGAACTACTTCGGCACGCCCGGCGCGAAGGAGTACTCGAAGTCGATGTACTCGCGCTCGCAGGCCCTCCGCATCCGCGACGAGCTCTTCACCCAGCTCGAGAAGGCGGCCGTCCGCGAAGACACCACCGAGGTGCGCGTCGTCATCGTCGGCGGCGGCTCGACCGGCGTCGAGATGGCCGGCGCGCTCGCCGAGCTGCGCGACCAGGCGCTCGTCACCGCCTACCCCGAGATCGACCGCAAGAGCATCACCATCACCCTGGTGCACCGCAGCGCCGAGCTGCTCAAGCCGTTCGCGCCCCGCCTCCGCAAGTACGCCGCCGCGAGCCTCCGCAAGCGAGGCGTGACCCTCCGCCTCAACACCGGCGTCGCCGAGGTGCTCAAGAACGGCGTCAAGACCGCCGACGGCGAGGTGATCCCCGCCGAGCTGGTGATCTGGGCCACGGGCGTGACCGCTCACGGCGAGGTCAACGAGTGGGGCCTCGAGCAGGGCCAGGGCGGCAGGATTCTGGTCGGCTCCGATCTGCGCGTCACGGGCCAGGACCGCATCTTCGCGGTCGGCGACATCGCCCTCACCCCGAAGCCGCTCGACCAGCTCGCCCAGCCCGCCCTCCAGGGCGGCGTGCACGCCGCCGAGATGATCCTGCGCGTGCTCGAGGGCAAGCCGACGCAGGTCTTCAAATACCACGACCGCGGCACCATGGCGACGATCGGCCGGCACGCGGCGGTCGCCCAGCTGCGTGGCGGCATCACCCTGACCGGTGTGCCCGCCTGGTACACGTGGATCCTGATCCACATCTACAGCCTGCTCGGCAACAGCAACCGCATCACGACGATGGCGCACTTCATCTCGCGCTATGCCTGGTTCACCTACCGCCGTGCCGTGCCGATCGTCGGCGACGTGCGCCCCGTCAAGAAGCACGGCGACCGCGTCGAAGACGTGCCCGTCGAGGTCGAGTCGCGCGCGTAG
- a CDS encoding alpha/beta fold hydrolase, with amino-acid sequence MNATQNGPATAALARPEGRIVYETRGTGPLVVMIPGMGDIRSTFRFLSPAIADAGFTAVATELRGHGDSDTTFSTYGDEATSTDVIALLEELGRPAVLVGNSMGAAVSVIVAAQRPELVDGLVVIGPWARDPQNASAFSRFAFRAMLAPLWASTVWNAYLPTLYKGNKPVDFAAYRKALVASLKKPGHAKAFSQTSHTTHTLSGDLISQVDKPALVVMGALDPDWKDAVAEAHWVTSQLHADELIVDDAGHYPHTQRPEVVHPAIVAFLTGLGLTDDGAQSGGSRA; translated from the coding sequence ATGAACGCAACGCAGAACGGGCCCGCCACGGCGGCCCTGGCCCGCCCCGAGGGGCGCATCGTCTACGAGACGCGCGGCACCGGCCCGCTCGTCGTCATGATCCCGGGCATGGGCGACATCCGTTCGACCTTCCGCTTCCTCTCCCCCGCCATCGCCGACGCCGGCTTCACCGCCGTCGCCACCGAGCTGCGCGGCCACGGCGACAGCGACACGACCTTCTCGACCTACGGTGACGAGGCGACCTCGACCGACGTGATCGCCCTGCTCGAAGAGCTCGGGCGCCCGGCGGTGCTCGTGGGCAACTCGATGGGCGCCGCCGTCTCGGTGATCGTCGCGGCGCAGCGGCCCGAGCTGGTCGACGGCCTCGTCGTGATCGGGCCCTGGGCTCGCGACCCGCAGAACGCTTCGGCGTTCAGCCGCTTCGCCTTTCGTGCCATGCTCGCGCCGCTGTGGGCCTCCACCGTCTGGAACGCCTACCTGCCGACGCTCTACAAGGGCAACAAGCCCGTCGACTTCGCGGCCTACCGGAAGGCGCTCGTCGCCTCGCTCAAGAAGCCGGGGCACGCGAAGGCGTTCTCGCAGACCTCGCACACGACACACACGCTGTCGGGCGACCTCATCTCGCAGGTCGACAAGCCGGCGCTCGTGGTGATGGGCGCCCTCGATCCTGACTGGAAAGACGCCGTCGCCGAGGCGCACTGGGTCACGTCGCAGCTGCACGCCGACGAGCTGATCGTCGACGACGCAGGGCACTACCCGCACACGCAGCGGCCCGAGGTGGTGCACCCCGCGATCGTCGCCTTCCTCACGGGCCTCGGGTTGACCGACGACGGCGCGCAGAGCGGCGGCTCGCGTGCCTAG
- a CDS encoding TetR/AcrR family transcriptional regulator, whose product MPRAGLSEEVVFEAAGRIVDARPGATLTLAAIAERLGVKIPSLYKHVAGLPALQRSLEVRAKVAMGDAIIEAAAGRSGDDAVVAVAQAYRSWALEHPGQYPLTVVAGDRDDEANMAASTRFLTLITTILSGYGLDGDDALDATRFLRSTLHGFVSLETGGGYGMPLDVDRSFARLVAATTAALRTWA is encoded by the coding sequence GTGCCTAGGGCAGGGCTCAGCGAAGAGGTCGTCTTCGAGGCGGCCGGCAGGATCGTGGACGCCCGGCCGGGTGCGACACTCACCTTGGCCGCCATCGCCGAGCGCCTCGGCGTCAAGATCCCGTCGCTCTACAAGCACGTGGCCGGCCTCCCCGCCCTGCAGCGCAGCCTCGAGGTCCGGGCCAAGGTGGCGATGGGCGACGCGATCATCGAGGCGGCCGCGGGGCGCTCGGGCGACGACGCGGTCGTCGCAGTCGCACAGGCGTACCGCTCGTGGGCGCTCGAGCACCCCGGGCAGTACCCGCTGACCGTGGTGGCCGGCGACCGCGACGACGAGGCCAACATGGCGGCGAGCACACGCTTTCTGACACTCATCACAACGATCCTCAGCGGCTACGGTCTCGACGGCGACGACGCGCTCGACGCCACGCGCTTCCTCCGCTCGACGCTGCACGGCTTCGTCTCGCTCGAGACCGGCGGCGGGTACGGCATGCCGCTCGACGTCGACCGGAGCTTCGCGAGGCTCGTCGCCGCGACGACCGCGGCCCTCCGTACCTGGGCGTGA